A region from the Aegilops tauschii subsp. strangulata cultivar AL8/78 chromosome 5, Aet v6.0, whole genome shotgun sequence genome encodes:
- the LOC109774869 gene encoding LRR receptor-like serine/threonine-protein kinase FEI 1: MAAHPTGTKKRSGSGHGAAAALVVAALLVLCSTASMALTPDGEALLELKLAFNATAGQRLGSWRAADPNPCGWEGVSCSFPDLRVQAINLPYMQLGGIISPSIGRLTKLQRLALHQNSLHGPIPAEIRNCTELRAIYLRANYLQGGIPPGIGDLTHLTILDLSSNLLRGAIPATIGSLTHLRFLNLSTNFFSGEIPNVGVLGTFKSSSYVGNLELCGLPIQKGCRGTLGFPAVLPHSDPLSSSGVSPITNNNKTSHFLNGVVIGSMSTMAVALVAVLGFLWVCLLSRKKNGVNYEKMDKQTVPDGAKLVTYQWNLPYSSGEIIRRLELLDEEDVVGCGGFGTVYKMVMDDGTAFAVKRIDLNRERRDKTFEKELEILGSIRHINLVNLQGYCRLSTAKLLIYDFMELGSLDSYLHGDAQEDQPLNWNARMKIALGSARGLAYLHHDCSPGIVHRDIKASNILLDRCLEPRVSDFGLARLLVDNETHVTTVVAGTFGYLAPEYLQNGHSTEKSDVYSFGVLLLELVTGKRPTDSCFLNKGLNIVGWLNTLSGEHRLEEILDSRSGDAEVEAVEGILDIAAMCTDADPGQRPSMGAVLKMLEEEILSPCLSELYYEQHLEL; this comes from the exons ATGGCCGCCCACCCCACCGGGACCAAGAAGCGGAGCGGCAGCGGCCATGgggccgccgcggccctcgtcgtCGCCGCCCTCCTCGTCCTCTGCTCCACCGCGTCCATGGCGCTCACCCCGGACG GCGAGGCGCTGCTGGAGCTCAAGCTGGCATTCAACGCCACGGCGGGGCAGCGGCTGGGCAGCTGGCGGGCCGCCGACCCCAACCCCTGCGGCTGGGAGGGCGTCTCCTGCTCCTTCCCGGACCTCAGGGTCCAGGCCAT AAATCTGCCCTACATGCAGCTCGGGGGCATCATCTCGCCCAGCATCGGCAGGCTCACCAAGCTGCAGAGACT AGCTCTGCACCAGAACAGCCTGCACGGCCCCATCCCCGCCGAGATCAGGAACTGCACCGAGCTCAGAGCCAT TTACCTGAGAGCCAACTACCTGCAAGGCGGCATCCCTCCGGGGATCGGCGACCTCACTCACCTCACCATCCT GGACCTGTCCAGCAATCTGCTGCGGGGTGCAATACCGGCGACGATCGGGAGCCTAACTCATTTGCGGTTCCT GAACCTCTCCACCAACTTCTTCTCGGGAGAGATCCCGAATGTCGGCGTCCTCGGAACCTTCAAGAGCAGCTC GTATGTCGGAAATCTGGAGCTTTGTGGGCTGCCCATACAGAAAGGTTGCCGCGGAACCCTCGGGTTCCCTGCGGTGCTGCCGCACTCTGACCCCCTCTCCTCCTCTG GTGTTTCTCCAATCACCAACAATAATAAAACCTCACACTTTCTGAATGGCGTTGTGATCGGTTCAATGTCAACCATGGCCGTCGCGCTGGTCGCGGTGCTAGGCTTCCTCTGGGTATGCTTGCTGTCCAGGAAGAAGAATGGTGTGAACTATGAGAAAATGGACAAGCAAACTGTCCCGGATG GTGCAAAGCTTGTGACATACCAGTGGAACCTTCCGTATTCGTCGGGCGAGATCATTAGAAGGCTGGAGCTGCTTGATGAAGAGGATGTGGTTGGTTGCGGCGGGTTTGGTACGGTGTACAAGATGGTGATGGATGATGGCACGGCGTTTGCCGTCAAGAGGATTGACCTCAATCGAGAGAGGCGAGACAAGACTTTTGAGAAGGAGCTCGAGATCCTGGGCAGCATTAGGCATATCAACCTTGTCAATCTGCAAGGATACTGCCGGCTCTCCACGGCCAAACTACTCATATATGATTTCATGGAGCTGGGCAGCTTGGATAGCTACCTCCATG GAGATGCACAGGAGGATCAGCCATTGAACTGGAATGCGCGTATGAAGATCGCCCTGGGCTCTGCCCGCGGTTTGGCATATCTGCACCATGATTGCTCGCCGGGGATCGTCCACCGGGACATCAAAGCCAGCAACATCCTTCTGGACAGATGCTTGGAGCCGCGCGTGTCTGATTTCGGCCTCGCGAGGCTGCTGGTGGACAATGAGACCCACGTAACCACTGTCGTGGCGGGTACCTTCGGGTACCTAGCACCAG AGTACCTGCAAAATGGGCATTCGACCGAGAAATCAGACGTGTATAGCTTTGGGGTGCTTTTGCTGGAACTGGTGACCGGAAAGAGGCCTACGGATTCTTGCTTCCTCAACAAGGGTCTCAACATCGTCGGCTGG CTGAACACGCTGAGCGGGGAGCATCGCCTGGAGGAGATCCTGGACTCGCGGTCGGGCGACGCGGAGGTGGAGGCGGTGGAGGGGATCCTGGACATCGCGGCCATGTGCACGGACGCGGACCCGGGGCAGCGGCCGTCCATGGGCGCGGTGCTCAAGATGCTGGAGGAGGAGATCCTGTCGCCCTGCCTCAGCGAGCTCTACTACGAGCAGCACCTGGAGCTCTGA